Within the Indicator indicator isolate 239-I01 chromosome 26, UM_Iind_1.1, whole genome shotgun sequence genome, the region GTTTGGTTGGAcacctggcacagcacagctgtgggTTGTCTCCCCCAGGTGGAGATGCATAGGTAAAGAGAGGGCACCAGGAGCTGCAAGCTGGCATGGTGGAAACTCAACCCTTTGGTTTTGCCatgaggagagcagagaggaagtgGTGAAGTGGTGCTGAGCTCAGCAGGGTGGGTGGCGGAGGTTTAACGGTCTCACTGCCACCGGAAACACCAAAAGCaccaagagaagagaagagccaAGGACAGGGGGGGAGTGTAACTTGAACAGCTCAGCAGAAATACAGGGTGTTTGTAAACTAGTAGTAAGGCACTGGGGTGTAAGGGAACAAGGACAGCACACCAGGGGACAAACATCTACCTGTTCATGCAACAATGGAACGGAGCCTGCCAGCATCAGGGCTTTGGCTACAGAACCCTTGGACATGGCACATGGCTGCTTCTGGCAGAACCTTGGCTTTGAGACCAAcctccccccccacacacacacacaacagggCCCCAGGCTCCAtgggagaggtggtggggtcggtCCTGAGAGAGCTGAGCCCAAGTGCTGGAAGGGGAAGGCGGCCAGCGCCGAGATACGCCCCAGGAGAGCAGCGGTTGCGTGAGAGCTTGGCAGGTActgagggaagcagggaggaaacGTCTGGGTTGGCTTCTGCCAGTGAACAGAATCCTCCTGAAGTCGTCCAgatccagcctgggcttcttCCCCCAGCTGGGCAGCAATGGGAAGAGTCTGCAGCGCTCAGGAAGGCGCTGGTGTAacgcagagcagagaggaacaaCACCAAGTGGCCCTTGGAGGAACCCTGATgggtgagctgggctggcatcAAGCCATGAGGTGGAGGtcagctgggcaggaggcacagagggctcccagaggggctgctctgagccctgtgggcatccatccatccatccatccatccattccaggacctcctgtctgctccttcTCAAACAGAACTGGAGTGCAAGTGAGGGCAGTAAAGATGACACCACCACAGGGGCTTTATGGCAGTGGATGTGGCCACAGgtcacactgagggtggtgagacactgcaacaggctgcccagaggtgtggtggaggccccagccctgcccattcgaagtcaaacttgatgggggccctgagcaacctgctctagttggaggtgtccctgtgcactgcaggggggctttgagggtcccttccaacccaaagcgtTCTAggatgatgattctatgatgacatCAGGTCAAGGATGCTTCAGTCCTACTCTCAACACAACCCAGCATTTGCTCAGCCCTAAAAAGCAAAGATTTGGACACATTTCCCATGGCTcccccctgcagcagcttttgctCCAATCCAGCTTTGGTGGGAAGAGTGCCTGAAGCTCAAAATGTCCAGCAAGTTGAAGACTTTGAGGAGGGACATCCAGTTACTATCTCTGCCagtccctccagctcctcacacCTCACAGAAAAAACTCCAGGGCTTATGcttaatgttaaaaaaaaaaaaaggataaatttTGGATTTAGGACATCAAAACCCACAGCTCCCTTCCTCAGGGCAGTGGAGTTCTTGTTACAGTCTCTGAGGAAGGTTTCCTGCAGCCCTGTTCTCTCCCCCACATCAGAGAGCACTTTTAGGAAGGGCTAAACCACTGgagagctccagctcccagcctggctgctaaaGCACCAAATCCATCCCCTTGCCATCACTGACCCCACCAAGGCTTGGAGCATGTCCCTCTCAAGCCCTTCCCTCCTGACTTGGCCAAGCCTTGCACAGGTGCAGCTCTACACCTGCTGGCTGCCCAAAATGCTCTAAGAGAAGGGGAGTTTCCTACAGCACtgatgagctgctccagcacctcccccaGCAGGAGGGCAAGAGGAGTGCATGGTGACACTGCTCTGGCACCAGGCACAGGAAGGGATGTGGCTCCTTGGCTGCACCTTGCTGcaggagagcacaggcagccctCAGCTTCCCCCCTGTGGGTCACAGCAGCTTTCCTCCACTAGGAGATCTCACCCCCACCTTCAACACCCTTTGGATTGAGCCCATAACTCTCTCTGACTGCTCACCCCAAGGAGGCACCTCCCAGGAGCAGGATTTACACCTCTGTCACGcttggcaggaggctggggcagctctccaAGAGCTGGGACACGTACACTCAGGCTCTCCTCGCTCTGGGACcacccagcctcctgccacccaccatAAATAACCCCCAGGACTGTGCCAAACAgcttcccaggctgctggcaaCGTGAGGAACCGTTCCACCAAAACCACCAGCAATGACCAGAACAGACACAGGTTCACCTATCTCAAACACATGGGACACCAGGAGACCTGGCCCTCCTTGGCCACCTCGGACCAGCAGCCCAACAAAGGTCTCCACCACGGGATCCACGACAccaacacagcatcacacaaagCTTCACGAGGGCCAGGCTCATCACAAGAGCTGGGACAtcacaaaccacaacaacagcaaaaacaccCAAAGAACACCAAGGCCTCTTCACATGGCAGGGCCTGGGTGCCACTCCAGCACCAAGATGGGATTGTGACAGTTCACCTGGGTCACACGACGAGGACAAACACCAGCAGGTCACAGAGCCAACACCAACACAGCTGGAGAGTCCTTCACTTCCCAGCAAGCTTCTCCCCATGACAGGGCTTGGGTGCCACTCCAGCACCAAGATGGGATTGTGACAGTTCACCTGGGTCACACGACGAGGACAAACACCAGCAGGTCACAGAGCCAACACCAACACAGCTGGAGACTCCTTCACCTGCCAGCTGGGTCACTCGGTGTGGGACAGCCACCGAGTCTCCATGGTCCTTTACAGTCAAGGGAACACCTTCAAAAATGGGAAATGTTGGGGGAAAAGCCTTTGGGAACCAACCAAAGAACCAAGatggaaagaagagcagaggtaGTGTTCATGTcaccactggagcaggctgcccagagaggctgtggaatctccttctgtggacagcttccaaacccaccttgatgttgtgatcctgggcaagctgctgtgggtgcccctgcttgagcaggggggttggattggatgatctccagaggtcccttccaacccccaccacggTGGGGTGGGACTGGAAAGGTTTTCCACAAGCATCCTGTTCGAACCAGAGCCTTGTGATTGGATCCTTGGGGTGCCTCCCAAGCTGGCATCTTGTTTGTTCTGTAACAAAGAGTCCTGATGAAGGGTTTGGTTGAGTTTTGGGAAGAGAACATTTCAGCATCTGATGTCTGGACAGAGATCAACATCTGCCTATTGTCACATGCACAGACCCAGGGCACTGTCCTTGGCAAGCAGCACTGGAGAGAGCATCCTGCAGGACAACAGAGGCAAGTCACACACAGGGACCCCTCCAAGCCGTGCaacacctttttattttcccttgtgCCAGTCCCTGGGATGCATGAAGGACTTTCACCCCATTTTGAGtacaaggagaggaagaagaggtggcACCAGAcaagctcctgcagctcaggtgATGAAATTACAATGAACAAACgctgtaaaaaaggaaaaaaccaacccaaaaccaaccccaaacccaccccctgcttccccccctgCAGAAGGCATCAGCTTTTGCCCATCCAAAGAGTGTTCTTCATGTTCCCCACAGCTGGCTTAGTGGTGGCCAGTTTGGGGGTGACATCTGCACTTCTCAGCATGCTTTGCGGCTCACAGAGCATGGAAGACTCGCTCGACACGGCCTCTTTCGAGCCCGTGATGGTGGACACGTCCATGTCACTGGAGAGGTCCTCAGAGGACAAGTTAAGACATCCCAGCTTGGCCAGAGAATTGGACCTCTTGaggggagaggacacagtcaaGCCGGCCAGCCTCAGCCTGGTCTCAATTTCCTGAGTCCTCTGCTTGACCAGGCCGGGCTTGCCCCGCACGCTGTGGATGCTGTCGCTGCTGGAGCTCCGCGTCAGGTTGGAGCTgcgggaggaggagggggtgtAGCAGATGGTCTTCAGGAAGTCCTTGGTGAAACTGCTGGTGTGCTCCAACCGGCACGGGGCAGGCGTGGAGATCTTCTGGGGGAGCCCTTCCAAGGCTCGTTTTacctccagcttctccaggtTGTTTTCTGCGTCTTCGGCTATCAGCGGCGCCGGGCTCAGGAGAGGGACGAGGCCGTGGGGGGACATCAAGTCCTCGCTTTCCTCCACGATGCTGGAGTCAACCCTGCTCAGGGGGGTGTCTCTGAGCAGTGGGGAGGAGTCCGAGGGGAGGCccttcagcctctccagctCTTTGGTGTGCTTCCGAACCAggcctgctttctgcagctggagcagagactcCTGATGCTGCGTCAGGTAACTGCTCGCACTTGGCTTCTCCAGCTCTTTGAGGAACAACAAGTACTTCAGATCCTTGGTGGCTTTGCTGTCTTTTCTAGCCAGGGACTCTTCTTTGACCACCTCAGCGTTAAGGAGGCTCTTGTCACAGTGGGAGTttctcctgggcagcagagttCTGACCGGGCTTTTTGGAGCATCTTTGCCTTTCTCCAAGAGGCTGCAGTGCTGATGAAGCGATTTGCAAGCCCTGACCTCCAATGCCCCAGGCCCTGCTGAGAGAGGAAGCGGAGCCTCGCTGGGTTTAGTCCTGCTGGCTTCCTCGGGGTGTGCCTTGCTGGGCAGGTggtcagccaggctggagctgatgTGGGAGAGGAGGGCTGGCTGAGTGCAGATGGTGGCGGTGCGCCGCCCAGCGCCGGCCTGCAGCTTCTCACACTGCTCCCCAAAGGGGTCAGGGGACAAGCTGGCTGAGGAGTACATGCAGTCAGCACAGGACTGGTAGGGAGGTTTGACCTTGCTGAGGATCCCAAAGACGGCGTCgtgctgcagagaagaaaacaggcaGGGATAAAATGTGCACACGACAGGctggcagccaccagcaggcAGCCACGGCCTGCCttggcttgggagggacctttaaaggtcatctggtccaacctcccctgcagggaGCGAGAGGCACAGGCCACAAGACACTCTGCCAGCCGAGCAGGCCAAGCACAAGCGTGGCTAGCAGAtggagagaagtgattctgccactctactctgctgagacctcacctgcactactctgtccagctatgggacccccaacacaggaggcacatggacctgctggagtgagtccagaggccacaaagatgatcagagggctggagcacctctgctatgggaacaggctgagagaattggagctgttcagcctggaaaagagaaggctccagggaaatcttagagctgcatttcaacatctgaaggggacccataagaaggctggggagggactgttcagaagggcctgtggtgataggatgagaggcaatggtttgaaactggagcaggggagatttaggttggacatttggAGGAAGTTCTCCACAATGAGGGTACTGAaattctggaacaggttgcccggggtgTGGTGAAGGCcgcatccctggagacatccaagatcagacttgatgtagccctgggcagcctgctctggttggagatgttcctgctgactgcagggggtttggagaaGATAACCTTtggaaggtcctttccaacccagtgcaactCTGTGAAACAAAGCCCGTTTCTACTGCTCTCCAGGCCCTGCAGCAGGAACCAAAGCCACACGTGTTCTCAGAACCTTCCCTGAGGAATACCTACCGTGTCGAGTGACGGTCATGCAAGCAAGATGCCCCAAGCAGTTTAACAGGGCACTCACAGGGCTCTCCCTCTGGCATCTAAATCCAAGCAAAGCCAGGCTCAGAAGCACTTCGAAAAGGAAGAAGCTCATCATGGAATGAAAGGCTCTATCCAAGTCAAATGAACCCGTGCTATGAAGATGAGAAGAGCAGTTTCACTGGCAGCAGGGTCAGCCACGCTACCCCCCCTAGGCTCCGGCTCCATACGCACCTCGAAATCCTCCGGGCAGCTCctcttgctgttgttgttgttgaggtTCTCCCTGTTcagcctgctctcctccttgTGCGTGGACAAACGCCGCTTCCACTTCTCCACTGGGTTCTCCTCCCGGACgctctcctcccctgcctccccgGGGCCCAGCACCATCCTTCCCCTCCGGGGGCTGAAGTCCAGTTTCCTCTTCACCTCCTTCTCGCtgaagctgctcagctctgccagcgGCTCCGCCGGCTCCAGGGCTTTGCccatctccagcagcctcctgccctcGGAAGGTGCGGATGGAGCTTGTCCCACCAGTGAGGCAGCTCGCTCCACCAGcgcatccctctccagctcctccaggggGAAGaagccctccctgtccctggggaCCTTGTTCTCCAGCAGGGTGTCCGAGAGGCGGCGGAAGCAGTAGCCGAAGCCCCCCGGCGCCTCGGTGCCGGCGCGGTTGTCCAGGAACGCCGGCTGCGAGGGCGCGTCCAGCTCCGCCAGGCGGTTCTCCAGGTCGATGTCCAAGCTCTCCAGTAGGAAGTCACCTGAGCCCGTGGAATCATCTGTGGTTTGGGGGAggttgctctctgcctgctgcttccacaGCTTATTGTGGCGTTGCTTGCTGGGGAAAGGAcagagagaaggcagagctgtggaacTGCTGAACGCACTTCtgacaggataagggggaaGGGACccaagagggcagatttagactggagattaggaaaaaaatcttcccagtgagggtggggagacactggaacaggttgcccaggaaggttggggatgccccctccctggaggtgttccaagccacgttggatggggccttgagcaacctgggctagtgaaaggtgtccctgcccacaacaggggagttggaacagatgatcttgaaggccccttccaacccataccattctgtgaatctatgcaCTGTAGGGTGCTTGGGTCCAGGAACATCCCTTCCTCCACCAccactggctccagcctcccagTCCCACCTAGACAAAACCAAATTTAACAGGATTTCTGACCAGTCTCTGTCCCAGCGGACTCACAGCTGtgtcctgcactgcagccatCATGGGAAGATCCCTGGGGAGGAGCCCCTGAgggcagaaggacacagaggccCCCAGCACAGCAAAACACAGAACCACCATCTCTgcaggtttcatagaatcacagaatcattttgcttggagaagacctttaagatcatccagttcaaccattctctgactctaccaagtctgctgctaaactgtgtccctcagcaccacagctctgcctctaaaacacctccagggatggagattcaaccacctccctgaggagcctgccTTTGAGACTCCtttcaggaagaagtttcttctaatgtccaacctaattAGGGatggcacagctcctgctgaatcAGAGTGgaaaaattttcctcctcttcccctaaTAGGGCAGAGGCCAAGCAGAGCATGCAGAAACCCTCATTAGATACCACATTGACAAGGACTTGTGACTGGCATGGTCACCCAAGCTGCAAAGCTGGGTTCTGCCTCATAAAGCAGGAACAATGTTCTGCTGatcagtgctggctgctgaggagcaggaacGTGCTTCCCAAGTGTGGAGAAGTCCTCACTGAATTAAACCAGAGCAGATTCCTCCAGAAGACAGCTAATTTCCATTTGGAGAGGCCTGGCTTTGGAAAAAACACAATTAGCCCAGGCTTTTGTGTCTGCCTTTCTGAGGAAGATACTTCAGACTACAGCACCATGCACGCTCCAGCAGTGTCTCTGAGCACCACAGGCCTGTGTGCAAGACATCAGCAGAAGAACCTGCTCCTGACCAGAACCCTAGGGAGATAGATCTATGTCACAAAACTATCAGTGGTTGCCTACaatcagaattgtttgggttggaaaggcctTTAAGACAACCAAGTCTaagcattctctaactctaccaagcctggtgctaacccatggccctcagcactgcatctctgcctctctgaaacacctccagggatgggaattcaaccagctccccagggagcctgggccagtctttgagaaccctttgggTGAAGAATTCtcttccaatatccaacctagacctcccctgctgcatcttgaggacatttcctcttgtcttattattttttccttaggagaagagaccaacccccacctgcctccaacctcTTTCCAGGGACTTGTAAAGAGccagatctcccctcagcctcctcttccccagactaaaccaccccagttccctcagctgctcctcaccagacctgtttctccagaccctccaccagcttcgttgcccacCAGCTCTGTGGACCCCAGGAGCTCCTGCCTTTGCTGCCAGTCACCCTTCCCCCTCACCTGGCATCTAAAATGCCTTGGtactccagcagctgcctcatGAAGCCGGCGTTGGGGCGGGCGATGCTGCGCTTCTGCTTGACGTAGCTGTAGGCCTTCTCCAGGGACCAGCCGAACTCCTTCATGGCGTAGGCGATGACGGTGGAGGCCGAGCGGCTCACGCCCATCTTGCAGTGCACCAGGCACTTGGAGTGGTTCTTCCTGCAGGAGGACAGACAGGAGAAATCCAGCTCATCCTTCTGGGGATGGTGTCTGCTGGCACCACTTGGCACACGCTTGGTTCTCCTGACCGCCCTCAGCAGGGGAGGAACCGTCTGGAAAAGGTTGGCCGTGAGAAGAGTCTCTCTCCAGACAGCTTCTCAGAGTTAGGGAAGGACAGCCTCAACCACGCTGCCATTGCAGAGACCACCAGGAAGCCACCTGCCTGGGGatctgtaacagtgtgagagctgaaatccccctcccacactgacaatagccaggctagctcagcctggaagcaaatgcaagctgtatttacaagcaaaactacaagctatgatgaaatgcaatgaatatgtacaaagagacactattcacaacatttacaaatatgtataatcaacagaaaagcacaaccaagctccctttgcttcccccaaggggcctcctccccaaccagaaggactccccccagacccgcctggcagaaggcagagagtcaagaagcagagagaggctgttagcttgtcaaggtcagtgtggtatcttcagccagaaaagaagaagaaagcagccagacagcccagcaagcaagctgagccagactcagactgccccgactctgttttgagtagagactcttaaacatttctctctctccagtggaagggtttagaacaatcattattttgctttcttacacccaatagtgacttatttacattccttcgctttctctgcttgaactttgcaaagaaaaattaaaaagacaggttttaaaccatcacaggatCCAGGGATAAGAGGAACAAGCTCAACATAAAAGCCCAGCAGAATCTGACAGGATTTGTCTCCAACTCCTGTCTGCAGAGATAGCTGGGGCTAGCCCAACACAGACCTGTGCTAGAGCACTTCTAGACCTTCTTCAGAAGTGTCCTTGTTTCCTttgggaagcaaaatgaaaggaataaaaaaataccATAGGCTAGGAAGGGGTTAATGCCAGGAAGAGACAAGGCATGAGGAAGTTCCAGGGACATGGAAAACTGGcaaaagcagaagagcaaaagctTTGCTGCCTCCTGAAGGCATGGTGGGGTTTCAGGAGCCTAGCTCCATGGTGGATCACATCTACAGGGCATGGAGGGCTTAGCtccacatagaatcatggaagggtttgggttggaaaagccctccaagatcatccagtccaaccttcaacccaacaccaccatggccatcaaaccatgtcccaaagtgccatggccacaggtttcttgaacacctccagggatggggactccaccacctccctgggcagcctgttccagcgcctgaccactcttgcagcaaagaaattcttccccatctccaacctaaccctcctctggcacaatctcaggccatttcctctcattctatcacctgatactagggagaagacaccaaatccccacctcactgcaacctcctttcagggagctgtagagagcagcgaggtctcccctcagccttgacaaccccagctccctcagctgctcctcctaagaCCTGTTGTGCAGAGCACCCATGCTGGATGAAATGCACAGGGGGCAGTGTCAGCTGTGGTGGCTCAGCCATGgtgtcccccccagccccactcacttggccttgttgatgAAGTGGTAGGCCTCGTTCCAGTGAGCCAGCAGGTCGGTCGTCTCCTCGTCATACACCCGGATGTTGTGATAGGCAAACAagccagggaagaaattgtcaATTTCCCTGGTGACATTCAGGATGTAGTCAATGCTGGGCagcatggaaagaaaaacaaagctcaAGAGCCCTGCTCATGAAAGAGACTCCAGTCCTGTTATGAAATCCGTGAGATGTGACACAACAGCAGCTGGAAGATTTTATCTACAGCCCTAATCCTGACCCCCCCTGGGACACCCAGTGACACAGGTCACACCTGATGTCCATTCACCCATCTCTCACCACCAGCATATCCCATTCAAAGCCTCAAAAGGCCTTGGGCACGGGAAGGGGAAGTTGATTTTGAGGCTTTGTAACCTCATCAGAAactcctcacagaatcacaggagagttttggctggaaaagacctttcagatcatccagtccaactattctctaactctaccaaagtctgctgctaaaccacagccttcagcaactaagccatatccctttcaaacctctccagggatggggattcaatcagtactctgggcagcctgttacaatgtttgagaaccctttcaaaggagaagtttctcctaatacccaacccaaacctcccctggagcaactcgaggccatttcctctccacctgatactagagagaagggccaacccccacttggctccaacttcctttcagggaggtatagagagccagaaggctttccctgagtctccttttctcctcccagtTTCTGGGaggctgagaaaagaaaaatccttcagCTGCAAGCAATGTTAGGGCAAGAACTGGGAACAGACCCCAAGAAACAATTTTTCAACTGAAGGCTCCAGCTAAAGCCCATCcatttctcatctccaacccaaaacatGATATGAGACATGGGATCTCCTGAGTCCTGCCAAATACTGCAGCAGGGATGACACTGCACCTGTGGAGAAGGAGTGCCTGCACTGACTGATTGCCTCCTGTCACTCAGACAAAATCAAGgacaggggatgtgtgtgtcgGAATTTGTCCACCTTTGGCTTGGAGATGCTGCCTGTCGAGATGCCTTCCCTGTAGATCTGAAGCTCTGCTTGATTTCCTTGTTCAAAGATGTTCAGACATCTGTTCCCAGGGAACCCCAACTGAAACCCTTTTTCCTCACTCTGTCGAGCAACACTTGTCAGTTTCTCACACCGAGCTGGGTGTGTGCCTGGGGCAAGCAGCAAATATTTATATGCTGAATTCTTACTTGTGCAAAAAAATAGAAGCATGAAAGGAAATCACACCAAGAAGTGGTGCAGTGATGACAGTGTGGTGAAAGGcagtcctgcagctgcctgtccAGGCAGGTGAAGTGGAAATTCCTCACCCCCAGGAAGTTCTGCTCCATGTAGACTTGTAGCCAAGCTTAGTGCTGGAATAtttgctcctctgcaggctgcagggattCACACCTGACAGGACCCATGGCCCTTTCATGCTCAGCTGCTACATACTGAAGGGGGTGTGGAGATctagatcacagtatcacagaatggtttgggttggaaggcaccttcaagatcatctagttccaacccccatgctgtgggccaccttccactagcccaggttgctcaaggccccatccaacctggccttgaacacctccagggagagggcatgcctccctgggcaacctgttccagtgtctccccaccctcagtggaaagaattccttccatttcttcctaaattccagtttcaatctcccctcttccagctcaaggcCACTGTCCCttaccctatcactacaagcccttgtcaaaagtccctcctcagctctcctgtaggtacttcaggtactggaaggctgctctaaggtctcccaagagacttctccaggctgaacagctccaactctctcagcctgtccccacaggggaggtgctccagccctctgaatgTCCTTCACAAACAGGAGGCGTTGTTATTTTCACTCTACATGGTACTGGTAGCAATGAGGTAGGAAAGATTTCTCCACCAGCATCGTGATGGTTAAGCTATCCACATGGCTGAGAATGGGCCCAAACTCAGTGCTACAACCTACAAACATCATCCTAAGAGACCCAAATGTAAGACCCCAAATGAA harbors:
- the SSH1 gene encoding protein phosphatase Slingshot homolog 1, giving the protein MNLFELTDFCLTLGPAQCFCCSKKPSPNYLSESFFMVKGAALFLQQGNSSQGQRSLQHPHKHAGDLPQHLQVMINLLRCEDRIKLAVRLESVWTDRVRYMVVVYSSGRQDTEENILLGVDFSSKESKSCTIGMVLRLWSDTKIHLDGDGGFSVSTAGRMHIFKPVSVQAMWSALQILHKACEVARRYNYFPGGMALVWATYYESCISSDQSCINEWNAMQDLESTRPDSPALFVDKPTERERTERLIKAKLRSIMMSKDLENVTSKEIRNELEKHMNCNLKEFKEFIDNEMLLILGQMDKPSLIFDHLYLGSEWNASNLEELQGSGIDYILNVTREIDNFFPGLFAYHNIRVYDEETTDLLAHWNEAYHFINKAKKNHSKCLVHCKMGVSRSASTVIAYAMKEFGWSLEKAYSYVKQKRSIARPNAGFMRQLLEYQGILDASKQRHNKLWKQQAESNLPQTTDDSTGSGDFLLESLDIDLENRLAELDAPSQPAFLDNRAGTEAPGGFGYCFRRLSDTLLENKVPRDREGFFPLEELERDALVERAASLVGQAPSAPSEGRRLLEMGKALEPAEPLAELSSFSEKEVKRKLDFSPRRGRMVLGPGEAGEESVREENPVEKWKRRLSTHKEESRLNRENLNNNNSKRSCPEDFEHDAVFGILSKVKPPYQSCADCMYSSASLSPDPFGEQCEKLQAGAGRRTATICTQPALLSHISSSLADHLPSKAHPEEASRTKPSEAPLPLSAGPGALEVRACKSLHQHCSLLEKGKDAPKSPVRTLLPRRNSHCDKSLLNAEVVKEESLARKDSKATKDLKYLLFLKELEKPSASSYLTQHQESLLQLQKAGLVRKHTKELERLKGLPSDSSPLLRDTPLSRVDSSIVEESEDLMSPHGLVPLLSPAPLIAEDAENNLEKLEVKRALEGLPQKISTPAPCRLEHTSSFTKDFLKTICYTPSSSRSSNLTRSSSSDSIHSVRGKPGLVKQRTQEIETRLRLAGLTVSSPLKRSNSLAKLGCLNLSSEDLSSDMDVSTITGSKEAVSSESSMLCEPQSMLRSADVTPKLATTKPAVGNMKNTLWMGKS